One segment of Streptomyces sp. NBC_01463 DNA contains the following:
- a CDS encoding FAD-dependent monooxygenase: MTTAPPPRIAIIGAGPGGLTCARILQRHGITATVHDHETGPGSRNQGGTLDLHEDNGQIALREAGLLDEFFRLSRPEGQEMRQLDPGGKVLFHHTPEEGERFKPEIDRGHLRDLLLNSLEPGTVRWGHTLTSVDGPSEGPRLLRFADGTSVEADLVIGADGSWSKVRRAVSPATPRYSGVSFLEAWFHDVENRHPDIAGLVGRGSAAAADGERGLFAQRNSGDHIRVYIIQRVPADWITANGLTVQDTGPLRAHLVEQYRDWSPRMRRLLTDNDGRYVDRPILALPVPHSWEHDPTVTLLGDAAHLMPPLGVGVNLAMLDACELALAVAGTGTVDDAIRTYERTMLSRSHKMQQLLDHGAEELLSAELPDFATDDSDSNSDSN; the protein is encoded by the coding sequence ATGACCACCGCACCCCCTCCCCGCATCGCGATCATCGGCGCCGGACCCGGCGGCCTGACCTGCGCCCGCATCCTCCAGCGGCACGGCATCACCGCCACCGTTCACGACCACGAGACCGGCCCCGGGTCCCGCAACCAGGGCGGCACCCTGGACCTGCACGAGGACAACGGCCAGATCGCCCTGCGCGAGGCCGGGCTCCTCGACGAGTTCTTCCGGCTCTCCCGCCCCGAGGGGCAGGAGATGCGCCAGCTGGACCCGGGCGGCAAGGTCCTCTTCCACCACACCCCGGAGGAGGGCGAACGCTTCAAGCCGGAGATCGACCGCGGCCACCTGCGCGATCTCCTCCTGAACTCCCTGGAGCCCGGCACCGTGCGCTGGGGACACACCCTCACGTCCGTCGACGGCCCCTCCGAAGGCCCCCGCCTGTTGCGTTTCGCCGACGGCACCAGCGTCGAGGCCGACCTCGTCATCGGCGCCGACGGCTCTTGGTCCAAGGTGCGACGCGCCGTCTCCCCCGCCACGCCCCGGTACAGCGGTGTCAGCTTCCTCGAAGCGTGGTTCCACGACGTCGAGAACCGGCACCCCGACATCGCCGGACTAGTCGGCCGGGGAAGCGCCGCCGCGGCCGACGGCGAGCGAGGCCTGTTCGCCCAGCGCAACAGCGGCGACCACATCCGCGTCTACATCATCCAGCGCGTCCCCGCCGACTGGATCACCGCGAACGGCCTCACCGTCCAGGACACCGGCCCCCTCCGCGCCCACCTCGTGGAGCAGTACCGCGACTGGTCACCCCGCATGCGCCGGCTGCTCACCGACAACGACGGCCGCTACGTCGACCGGCCCATCCTCGCCCTGCCCGTCCCCCACAGCTGGGAGCACGACCCCACCGTCACCCTGCTCGGCGACGCGGCCCACCTCATGCCCCCGCTCGGCGTCGGCGTCAACCTCGCCATGCTCGACGCCTGCGAACTGGCCCTCGCCGTGGCGGGCACCGGCACCGTCGACGACGCGATCCGCACCTACGAGCGGACCATGCTGTCCCGCTCCCACAAGATGCAGCAGCTGCTCGACCACGGCGCCGAGGAACTGCTGTCCGCCGAACTGCCCGACTTCGCGACCGACGACAGCGACAGCAACAGCGACAGCAACTGA
- a CDS encoding class I SAM-dependent methyltransferase: MTHDSTSAASDAELWDERYRESHRIWSGNPNTMLVREVEGLKPGRALDLGCGEGADAVWLARWGWQVTATDISRVALARAAEHGAEADVADRIDWQFHDLGVSFPEGEYDLVSAQFLHSMGDLPREEILRRAAAAVAPGGVLLIVGHAGFPAWEHDHADMELPTTDEVLASLRLPEGEWEVLLSAEHERVQNDPDGNPTTRTDNALKVRRL; the protein is encoded by the coding sequence ATGACCCACGACAGCACCTCGGCCGCATCGGACGCCGAACTCTGGGACGAGCGTTACCGCGAGAGCCACCGCATCTGGAGCGGGAACCCCAACACGATGCTCGTCCGTGAGGTGGAGGGCCTGAAGCCGGGGCGTGCCCTGGACCTCGGGTGCGGCGAGGGGGCCGACGCGGTCTGGCTGGCCCGCTGGGGCTGGCAGGTCACCGCCACCGACATCTCGCGCGTCGCGCTGGCCCGGGCCGCCGAGCACGGGGCCGAGGCGGACGTCGCCGACCGGATCGACTGGCAGTTCCACGACCTCGGGGTCTCGTTCCCGGAGGGGGAGTACGACCTGGTCTCCGCGCAGTTCCTGCACTCCATGGGTGACCTGCCGCGCGAGGAGATCCTCCGCCGGGCGGCCGCGGCGGTGGCCCCGGGCGGCGTGCTGCTGATCGTCGGCCACGCGGGATTCCCCGCCTGGGAGCACGACCACGCGGACATGGAGCTCCCCACCACGGACGAGGTGCTCGCCTCCCTCCGGCTCCCGGAAGGGGAATGGGAGGTGCTGCTCAGCGCGGAGCACGAGCGCGTGCAGAACGACCCGGACGGCAACCCGACCACCCGCACGGACAACGCGCTGAAGGTCCGTCGGCTCTGA
- a CDS encoding NAD(P)/FAD-dependent oxidoreductase: protein MSDMTQTYDVVVIGGGAAGLSGALSLARARRSVLVIDAGSPRNAPASHVHNYLGREGTPPAELVAVGRKEVAGYGAEVVEGEVVSAGPLPGGAGFRVVLTDGTAVTARRLLVTTGLVDELPPIEGLADRWGRDVLHCPYCHGWEVRDAAIGIVALSPMAVHQALLWRQWSADVTLFLHDGPEPGDEEYEQLAARNIAVVDGEVTGLEVGGDDRLTGVRLAGGRVVPREAVVVQPRFTARSGVLDGLGLRATPLEMGGHTLGTYIAVDPVGATEVPGVWAAGNVASLMDQVIGAAAAGLKAGAAINADLVADDTRRAVGARRAPFSAEAERQVCEKALGNRRHGLQETR from the coding sequence ATGAGCGACATGACGCAGACGTACGACGTGGTGGTGATCGGTGGCGGGGCCGCCGGTCTGAGCGGGGCGCTGTCCCTGGCGCGGGCCAGGCGTTCGGTGCTGGTGATCGACGCGGGCAGCCCGCGCAACGCACCCGCGTCCCACGTGCACAACTACCTGGGCCGGGAGGGCACCCCGCCCGCGGAGCTGGTGGCCGTCGGCCGCAAGGAAGTGGCCGGATACGGGGCCGAGGTCGTCGAGGGCGAGGTCGTGTCGGCCGGGCCGCTGCCGGGCGGGGCCGGATTCCGCGTCGTACTGACGGACGGCACCGCCGTGACGGCGCGCCGCCTGCTCGTCACCACCGGGCTGGTCGACGAGCTGCCGCCGATCGAGGGCCTGGCCGACCGCTGGGGCCGTGACGTGCTGCACTGCCCGTACTGCCACGGCTGGGAGGTGCGGGACGCGGCGATCGGCATCGTGGCGCTGTCCCCGATGGCCGTGCACCAGGCGCTGCTGTGGAGGCAGTGGAGCGCCGACGTCACTCTCTTCCTGCACGACGGGCCCGAGCCGGGCGACGAGGAGTACGAGCAGCTGGCGGCTCGGAACATCGCCGTGGTGGACGGGGAGGTGACCGGGCTGGAGGTGGGCGGCGACGACCGTCTCACCGGGGTGCGGCTGGCCGGTGGCCGGGTCGTTCCGCGCGAGGCCGTCGTGGTCCAGCCGCGGTTCACGGCGCGCTCGGGAGTGCTCGACGGGCTCGGGCTGCGCGCCACCCCGCTGGAGATGGGCGGGCACACGCTGGGCACGTACATCGCGGTCGACCCGGTCGGGGCGACGGAGGTGCCCGGGGTGTGGGCGGCCGGTAACGTCGCCAGCCTGATGGATCAGGTCATCGGAGCCGCCGCCGCGGGGCTGAAGGCCGGCGCCGCCATCAACGCGGACCTTGTCGCCGACGACACCCGCCGCGCGGTCGGGGCCCGCCGCGCCCCCTTCTCGGCCGAGGCCGAGCGCCAGGTCTGCGAGAAGGCCCTCGGAAACCGCCGTCACGGACTGCAGGAGACACGATGA
- a CDS encoding ATP-binding protein, with amino-acid sequence MNETTQLPCFREAFYRRERRSIPLVRRFAREALVEWACGVEAADLLLCVSELATNALVHGVPPGRGFRMHLYWERAEGRLRVEMHDSGDGEVPADPVARGAEPDAEAEGGRGLLLVSALADAWGVAERDPGKIVWCEFAASARNFAGLGPDAHHLP; translated from the coding sequence ATGAATGAGACAACTCAACTCCCGTGCTTCCGTGAGGCGTTCTACCGGCGCGAACGCAGGTCGATCCCGCTCGTACGGAGGTTCGCGCGCGAGGCGCTCGTCGAGTGGGCGTGCGGGGTGGAGGCGGCGGACCTCCTGCTCTGTGTGAGCGAGCTGGCCACCAACGCGCTCGTGCACGGGGTGCCGCCGGGGCGCGGGTTCCGTATGCACCTGTACTGGGAGCGGGCCGAGGGCAGGCTCCGTGTCGAGATGCACGACAGCGGCGACGGCGAGGTGCCGGCCGACCCGGTCGCCCGTGGCGCGGAGCCCGATGCGGAGGCCGAGGGCGGGCGGGGGCTGCTGCTGGTCTCGGCGCTCGCGGATGCGTGGGGGGTGGCGGAGCGGGACCCCGGGAAGATCGTCTGGTGCGAGTTTGCCGCTTCGGCAAGGAACTTTGCCGGATTGGGACCGGACGCGCACCATCTTCCGTAG
- a CDS encoding helix-turn-helix domain-containing protein codes for MQSAKRNKRVTSWHVIGAQLATFRKAARMTQAALADQFCVGEDTIASIEQGRRPLQFDLAGRLDELLDTKGALQVAVTRVPQKERFPAFVQDFVEYEQEALTLLSYENQVVPGLLQTEAYARAVFNSLYPPLESEEVDERVAARLERRRLLERKPRPMMNFLLEEVILHRPLGGRQVLREQIQHLRQCAELPFLGLQIMETRREAHAALDGPMVLLETPQHDQLAYIEGQRVSFLVDDLGEVSVLHQKYGMLRSQALSPEKSVRLLDDLLGET; via the coding sequence ATGCAGTCCGCAAAGAGGAACAAGCGCGTCACGTCCTGGCACGTGATCGGCGCCCAGCTCGCCACCTTCCGCAAAGCGGCCCGGATGACCCAGGCGGCCCTCGCGGATCAGTTCTGCGTGGGCGAGGACACGATCGCGTCGATCGAGCAGGGGCGGCGGCCCCTCCAGTTCGATCTCGCGGGCCGGCTGGACGAACTCCTGGACACCAAGGGGGCGTTGCAGGTCGCCGTGACGAGGGTCCCGCAGAAGGAGCGGTTCCCGGCGTTCGTGCAGGACTTCGTGGAGTACGAGCAGGAGGCGTTGACGCTGCTCTCGTACGAGAACCAGGTCGTACCGGGGCTGCTTCAGACCGAGGCGTACGCGCGGGCGGTGTTCAACTCGCTCTATCCTCCCCTGGAATCGGAGGAGGTGGACGAGCGGGTCGCCGCACGTCTGGAGCGTCGAAGGCTCCTGGAACGCAAACCGAGGCCGATGATGAACTTCCTGCTCGAAGAGGTCATCCTGCACCGGCCGCTAGGCGGCCGCCAGGTGTTGCGCGAGCAGATCCAGCACCTCCGGCAGTGCGCCGAGCTCCCCTTTCTCGGTCTCCAGATCATGGAGACCAGGCGCGAGGCGCACGCGGCTCTGGATGGCCCGATGGTGTTGCTGGAGACGCCCCAGCACGATCAACTCGCCTATATCGAGGGCCAGCGCGTGAGCTTCCTCGTCGATGATCTCGGTGAGGTCAGCGTCCTCCACCAGAAATATGGGATGCTCCGATCGCAGGCGCTCTCCCCCGAGAAGAGCGTGCGCCTACTGGATGACCTGCTTGGAGAGACATGA
- a CDS encoding DUF397 domain-containing protein, with translation MTRAAHRTGLSWFKSSYSSDQGGACLEVAYDWRKSSHSASEGGNCVEVSAHPAAVHIRDSKVTDGPVLTVPPHAWSAFLDATV, from the coding sequence ATGACCCGCGCAGCACACCGCACAGGCCTCAGCTGGTTCAAGTCCAGCTACAGCAGCGACCAGGGCGGGGCCTGCCTCGAAGTCGCCTACGACTGGCGCAAGTCCAGTCACAGCGCCAGCGAAGGCGGCAACTGCGTCGAGGTCTCCGCGCACCCCGCCGCCGTGCACATCCGGGATTCCAAGGTCACCGACGGTCCCGTCCTCACCGTCCCCCCGCACGCCTGGTCCGCGTTTCTCGACGCGACGGTGTGA
- a CDS encoding PQQ-binding-like beta-propeller repeat protein, which produces MGAGSLVAWRVFGDSREAVPAPPERPRTWSYAMAGASGALSSLSVSGGSLYATADGPPSVHAVNAASGRGRWVAEVKAEAGLGPVAVVGSNLYVAAEGGQVNALAAGDGSRRWASGALGGGPPVAPVVIGSTVCVLMETEKVADNAGSTHTLVEGVLCGLDAASGRTKWRTGGNRLLLADRPRGQLVAESRDGDRVSVLDADTGDARWSLPRQDSVALGAKVMYATGAGKANEVVAYDLATGARLWRSPAPPRESGRSPGARVTVSDDGRTVYACEAGTGAVYAYDTATGDRRWRVTVDSPVTPEAASGGSAVFLATSDGFRGSRSSGGKEPDGYVTARAASDGKRLWRTTSDDCTSAPALVPGRSVLLAHGSHIWAYDARTGARLWRVAGRTGAARVPLVAGGRLYVVTDTGIGAVAV; this is translated from the coding sequence GTGGGGGCCGGGTCGCTGGTGGCCTGGCGGGTGTTCGGCGACTCGCGCGAGGCCGTACCCGCACCGCCCGAGCGGCCCCGCACCTGGTCGTACGCGATGGCCGGGGCCTCCGGCGCGTTGAGCAGCCTGAGCGTCTCGGGCGGGTCCCTCTACGCCACAGCCGACGGCCCGCCGTCCGTGCATGCGGTGAACGCCGCGAGCGGGCGTGGGCGGTGGGTGGCCGAGGTGAAGGCCGAAGCAGGGCTCGGGCCGGTGGCGGTCGTCGGGTCGAACCTCTACGTCGCGGCCGAGGGCGGGCAGGTCAACGCCCTCGCGGCCGGCGACGGCAGCCGGCGCTGGGCGAGCGGGGCACTGGGCGGTGGGCCTCCGGTGGCACCGGTGGTGATCGGCTCCACGGTGTGTGTGCTGATGGAGACGGAGAAGGTGGCGGACAACGCCGGTTCGACGCACACCCTGGTCGAGGGAGTGCTGTGCGGGCTGGACGCGGCGAGCGGCCGTACCAAGTGGCGCACCGGAGGGAACCGGCTGCTGCTCGCGGACCGGCCCCGCGGACAACTCGTGGCGGAGAGCCGGGACGGCGACCGGGTGTCCGTGCTCGACGCCGACACCGGTGACGCGCGCTGGTCGCTGCCGCGGCAGGACAGCGTGGCACTCGGGGCGAAGGTGATGTACGCGACCGGGGCCGGGAAGGCCAACGAGGTCGTCGCGTACGACCTCGCCACCGGTGCGCGGCTCTGGAGGTCCCCCGCGCCGCCCAGGGAGTCCGGCCGCTCCCCCGGTGCGCGGGTCACCGTCTCCGACGACGGGCGCACGGTCTACGCCTGCGAGGCGGGGACCGGGGCCGTGTACGCGTACGACACGGCGACGGGCGACAGGCGCTGGCGCGTGACCGTCGATTCGCCGGTGACGCCCGAGGCGGCGTCGGGCGGGTCCGCCGTGTTCCTGGCGACGAGTGACGGTTTCCGGGGGTCGCGCTCCAGTGGCGGGAAGGAGCCGGACGGCTATGTCACCGCACGGGCCGCGTCCGACGGGAAGCGGCTGTGGCGTACGACGTCGGACGACTGCACCTCCGCTCCGGCCCTGGTGCCGGGCCGGTCGGTGCTGCTGGCCCACGGCTCGCACATCTGGGCCTACGACGCCCGGACCGGGGCGCGGCTCTGGCGCGTGGCGGGCAGGACGGGCGCGGCCCGGGTCCCGCTGGTCGCCGGCGGCAGGCTGTACGTGGTCACGGACACGGGGATCGGCGCGGTGGCGGTGTGA
- a CDS encoding methyltransferase domain-containing protein yields the protein MADPRPSPPEPGSTADVVRTWDARAAHYLRLFRDELDTKPFDREILHAFAGRVTEGGRVYDAGCGPCGHVTELLAAHGLDVLGIDLSPRCVALARQEKPGCRFAVMDQRDIAGERLDGLVSYYSLHDRPKRHLAATLISWAAAVRPGGQLLIVAKEGTGDHVVDDPLGSDLRVYWAEFTPYELRRAARDAGFRVDGCTVREAYDDEIPTRRIYLTASRAGLTPPPRRSPCP from the coding sequence ATGGCTGACCCGCGACCTTCCCCGCCGGAGCCCGGCAGCACCGCCGACGTCGTCCGCACCTGGGACGCACGCGCCGCCCACTATCTCCGGCTGTTCCGCGACGAGTTGGACACCAAGCCCTTCGACCGCGAGATCCTGCACGCCTTCGCCGGGCGCGTCACCGAGGGCGGCAGGGTGTACGACGCCGGCTGCGGGCCCTGCGGCCATGTGACCGAACTCCTGGCCGCCCACGGCCTCGACGTGCTGGGCATCGACCTCTCGCCGCGCTGCGTCGCCCTCGCCCGGCAGGAGAAGCCCGGCTGCCGGTTCGCGGTCATGGACCAGCGGGACATCGCGGGGGAGCGGCTCGACGGCCTCGTCTCGTACTACTCGCTCCACGACCGGCCCAAACGGCATCTGGCCGCCACCCTGATCTCATGGGCGGCGGCGGTCCGCCCCGGCGGCCAGCTGCTGATCGTGGCGAAGGAGGGGACGGGCGACCACGTCGTCGACGATCCGCTCGGCAGCGATCTGCGGGTGTACTGGGCGGAGTTCACGCCGTACGAGCTCCGCAGGGCGGCCCGGGACGCGGGCTTCCGCGTCGACGGCTGCACGGTCCGCGAGGCGTACGACGACGAGATCCCGACCCGCCGCATCTACCTCACGGCCAGTCGCGCGGGCCTCACACCGCCACCGCGCCGATCCCCGTGTCCGTGA
- a CDS encoding ABC transporter permease, giving the protein MIWLTWRQYRVQTLLALAALAAVGIALVITGTQMRTSYDGDVAGCSTTCEAAKNAFVHEYETLAALVTGLLVAVPGVIGIFWGAPLIARELEAGTHRLIWNQSISRGHWLAVKLTAVGLSSVAVTGLLSLMVTWWARPLDEITSNRFDPLLFDGRGVAPLGYAAFAFTVGVCAGLLIRRTVPAMAVTLAFFAAVQILMPYAIRPLLMEPVRAEVALAGLGMAAQEGRPAEGATWSATDIMLSGDGENAQVKVGLSRPGAWVLSDLGPVLNSDGKEMRGSAGCAARETDPLRCFAKSDFHVAVEYQPGDRYWTFQWIETGIFVALAGILSGFSAWWLRRRLD; this is encoded by the coding sequence ATGATCTGGCTGACCTGGCGCCAGTACCGCGTCCAGACCCTCCTGGCCCTGGCGGCGCTGGCCGCTGTCGGGATCGCCCTCGTGATCACGGGGACGCAGATGAGGACCTCGTACGACGGCGACGTGGCCGGCTGCTCCACCACCTGCGAAGCGGCCAAGAACGCGTTCGTCCACGAGTACGAGACCCTGGCCGCCCTCGTCACGGGACTGCTCGTCGCCGTACCGGGCGTCATAGGGATCTTCTGGGGAGCGCCGCTCATCGCCCGGGAACTGGAGGCGGGCACGCACCGGCTGATCTGGAACCAGAGCATCAGCCGCGGCCACTGGCTCGCCGTGAAGCTCACGGCCGTCGGCCTGTCGTCCGTCGCCGTCACCGGTCTGCTCAGCCTCATGGTGACCTGGTGGGCCCGGCCGCTCGACGAGATCACCAGCAACCGCTTCGACCCGCTGCTGTTCGACGGCCGGGGCGTCGCACCGCTCGGCTACGCCGCCTTCGCCTTCACCGTCGGAGTCTGCGCCGGACTGCTGATCCGCCGGACGGTCCCCGCGATGGCGGTGACCCTCGCCTTCTTCGCCGCGGTCCAGATCCTCATGCCGTACGCGATCCGGCCGCTGCTCATGGAGCCGGTGCGGGCGGAGGTGGCACTCGCCGGCCTCGGCATGGCGGCGCAGGAGGGGAGGCCCGCCGAGGGCGCCACATGGAGCGCCACCGACATCATGCTGTCGGGCGACGGGGAGAACGCCCAGGTGAAGGTGGGCCTGTCCAGGCCCGGGGCCTGGGTCCTGTCCGACCTCGGCCCGGTACTGAACTCCGACGGCAAGGAAATGCGTGGCAGCGCGGGCTGTGCCGCACGGGAGACCGACCCGCTGCGCTGCTTCGCGAAGTCGGACTTCCATGTGGCGGTGGAGTACCAGCCCGGGGACCGCTACTGGACCTTCCAGTGGATCGAGACGGGGATCTTCGTCGCGCTCGCGGGCATCCTTTCCGGGTTCAGCGCCTGGTGGCTGCGCCGGCGCCTGGACTGA
- a CDS encoding ABC transporter ATP-binding protein translates to MTAILEAIGLGKRYGRRQALSDCTLSVPAGRVVGLVGPNGAGKSTLLQLACGLITPTSGTIEVVGGRPAADAAQLAKVGFVAQDTPTYTGLSIADHLHLGARLNPTWDKGLAEGRIRDLGLDPAQRVGKLSGGQRAQVALTLAVAKRPELLILDEPVAALDPLARREFLQGLMKHVAEHGTTVILSSHLVSDLERVCDHLISLVASRVQLAGDVDDLISTHFRLTTARRDASSLPEGMRVLQATHTERQSTFLVRADTAVHDPAWVLEPLDLEDLVLTYMAEGRTTVATMTPEAQR, encoded by the coding sequence ATGACCGCCATTCTGGAAGCCATCGGCCTGGGCAAGCGCTACGGCCGCCGCCAGGCACTCTCGGACTGCACGCTCAGCGTGCCCGCCGGCCGGGTCGTGGGCCTCGTCGGCCCCAACGGGGCAGGGAAGTCAACGCTCCTGCAACTCGCCTGCGGGCTGATCACCCCGACCTCGGGCACCATCGAAGTCGTCGGCGGACGGCCCGCCGCCGACGCGGCCCAGCTGGCCAAGGTCGGCTTCGTCGCCCAGGACACCCCCACGTACACCGGGCTGTCCATCGCCGACCACCTGCACCTGGGCGCCCGCCTCAACCCCACCTGGGACAAGGGCCTCGCGGAGGGCCGGATCCGGGACCTCGGCCTCGACCCCGCCCAGCGGGTCGGCAAGCTCTCCGGCGGCCAGCGGGCCCAGGTCGCGCTGACGCTCGCCGTGGCCAAGCGCCCCGAACTGCTGATCCTGGACGAACCCGTGGCGGCCCTCGACCCGCTGGCCCGCCGCGAGTTCCTTCAGGGACTCATGAAGCACGTCGCCGAGCACGGCACCACCGTCATCCTCTCCTCGCACCTGGTCTCCGACCTGGAACGGGTCTGCGACCACCTGATCTCCCTGGTCGCCTCCCGGGTCCAGCTCGCCGGAGATGTCGACGACCTGATCTCCACCCACTTCCGGCTGACCACGGCCCGCCGTGACGCGTCGAGCCTCCCGGAGGGAATGCGGGTGCTCCAGGCCACGCACACCGAACGCCAGAGCACCTTCCTGGTGCGTGCCGACACCGCCGTTCACGACCCCGCCTGGGTTCTGGAGCCCCTCGATCTGGAGGACCTGGTCCTCACCTACATGGCCGAAGGCAGAACCACTGTCGCCACGATGACCCCGGAGGCACAGCGATGA